A genome region from Hippopotamus amphibius kiboko isolate mHipAmp2 chromosome 1, mHipAmp2.hap2, whole genome shotgun sequence includes the following:
- the PRKAB2 gene encoding 5'-AMP-activated protein kinase subunit beta-2 isoform X2 has product MGNTTSDRVAGERHGAKAARAEGAGGHAPGKEHKIMVGSTDDPSVFSLPDSKLPGDKEFVSWQQDLEDSVKPTQQARPTVIRWSEGGKEVFISGSFNNWSTKIPLIKSHNDFVAILDLPEGEHQYKFFVDGQWVHDPSEPVVTSQLGTINNLIHVKKSDFEVFDALKLDSMESSETSCRDLSSSPPGPYGQEMYVFRSEERFKSPPILPPHLLQVILNKDTNISDSVMVLSATHRYKKKYVTTLLYKPI; this is encoded by the exons ATGGGAAACACCACCAGCGACCGGGTGGCCGGCGAGCGCCACGGCGCCAAGGCTGCGCGCGCCGAGGGCGCCGGCGGCCATGCCCCGGGCAAGGAACATAAGATCATGGTGGGGAGCACCGACGACCCCAGCGTTTTCAGCCTGCCGGACTCCAAG CTCCCTGGGGACAAAGAGTTTGTATCATGGCAGCAGGATTTGGAGGACTCCGTAAAGCCCACACAGCAGGCCCGGCCCACTGTTATCCGCTGGTCTGAAGGAGGCAAGGAGGTCTTCATCTCTGGGTCCTTCAACAATTGGAGCACCAAGATTCCACTGATTAAGAG CCATAATGACTTTGTTGCCATCCTGGACCTCCCTGAGGGAGAGCACCAATACAAGTTCTTTGTGGATGGACAGTGGGTTCATGATCCATCAGAG CCTGTGGTTACCAGTCAGCTTGGCACAATTAACAATTTGATCCATGTCAAGAAATCTGATTTTGAGGTGTTTGATGCTTTAAAGCTGGATTCAATGGAAAGCTCAGAGACATCTTGTCGAG acCTTTCCAGCTCACCCCCAGGGCCTTATGGCCAAGAAATGTATGTGTTTCGATCAGAGGAGAGATTCAAATCTCCACCCATCCTGCCTCCTCACCTTCTCCAGGTTATTCTTAACAAGGACACTAATATATCT GACAGTGTGATGGTCCTTAGCGCAACCCATCGGTACAAGAAGAAGTATGTCACTACTCTGCTGTACAAGCCCATCTGA
- the PRKAB2 gene encoding 5'-AMP-activated protein kinase subunit beta-2 isoform X1 has translation MGNTTSDRVAGERHGAKAARAEGAGGHAPGKEHKIMVGSTDDPSVFSLPDSKLPGDKEFVSWQQDLEDSVKPTQQARPTVIRWSEGGKEVFISGSFNNWSTKIPLIKSHNDFVAILDLPEGEHQYKFFVDGQWVHDPSEPVVTSQLGTINNLIHVKKSDFEVFDALKLDSMESSETSCRDLSSSPPGPYGQEMYVFRSEERFKSPPILPPHLLQVILNKDTNISCDPALLPEPNHVMLNHLYALSIKDSVMVLSATHRYKKKYVTTLLYKPI, from the exons ATGGGAAACACCACCAGCGACCGGGTGGCCGGCGAGCGCCACGGCGCCAAGGCTGCGCGCGCCGAGGGCGCCGGCGGCCATGCCCCGGGCAAGGAACATAAGATCATGGTGGGGAGCACCGACGACCCCAGCGTTTTCAGCCTGCCGGACTCCAAG CTCCCTGGGGACAAAGAGTTTGTATCATGGCAGCAGGATTTGGAGGACTCCGTAAAGCCCACACAGCAGGCCCGGCCCACTGTTATCCGCTGGTCTGAAGGAGGCAAGGAGGTCTTCATCTCTGGGTCCTTCAACAATTGGAGCACCAAGATTCCACTGATTAAGAG CCATAATGACTTTGTTGCCATCCTGGACCTCCCTGAGGGAGAGCACCAATACAAGTTCTTTGTGGATGGACAGTGGGTTCATGATCCATCAGAG CCTGTGGTTACCAGTCAGCTTGGCACAATTAACAATTTGATCCATGTCAAGAAATCTGATTTTGAGGTGTTTGATGCTTTAAAGCTGGATTCAATGGAAAGCTCAGAGACATCTTGTCGAG acCTTTCCAGCTCACCCCCAGGGCCTTATGGCCAAGAAATGTATGTGTTTCGATCAGAGGAGAGATTCAAATCTCCACCCATCCTGCCTCCTCACCTTCTCCAGGTTATTCTTAACAAGGACACTAATATATCT TGTGACCCAGCCTTGCTCCCTGAGCCCAATCATGTTATGTTGAACCATCTCTATGCACTGTCCATTAAG GACAGTGTGATGGTCCTTAGCGCAACCCATCGGTACAAGAAGAAGTATGTCACTACTCTGCTGTACAAGCCCATCTGA